Proteins from a genomic interval of Salinivibrio kushneri:
- a CDS encoding sodium ion-translocating decarboxylase subunit beta, whose protein sequence is MEGLMILWSETGLANFQWPQLVMIAVGCLLLFLAIRRGFEPLLLLPIGFGAILANIPNAGFNEPGGLLYYVYHVGIDTGVFPLLIFMGVGAMTDFGALIANPRTLLLGAAAQFGIFATLFGAILLNLVPGMAFSLQDAASIAIIGGADGPTAIFLASRLSPDLLGAIAVAAYSYMALVPIIQPPIMKLFTSDSERKIEMKQLRHVSKTEKVLFPLAVLMMTILFLPSATPLVGMFCLGNLMRECGVVDRLSGTAQNELINIVTIFLGLAVGSKLEADKFLQFETLGILVLGAVAFSIGTGTGVLMAKILNRFSRDPINPLIGAAGVSAVPMAARVVNKVGLDANPHNFLLMHAMGPNVAGVLGSAVAAGILLALVG, encoded by the coding sequence ATGGAAGGATTAATGATCCTGTGGTCGGAAACTGGACTGGCAAACTTCCAGTGGCCACAGTTGGTAATGATTGCCGTGGGCTGTCTATTGCTCTTTTTGGCGATTCGACGTGGGTTTGAGCCACTGTTGCTCCTACCTATCGGTTTTGGCGCCATATTGGCGAATATACCCAATGCCGGTTTTAACGAGCCAGGCGGCCTGCTCTACTATGTCTACCATGTCGGGATTGATACTGGCGTATTCCCCCTGCTGATCTTTATGGGGGTGGGGGCGATGACCGATTTTGGCGCGCTGATCGCTAACCCGCGCACCTTGTTGCTCGGTGCCGCGGCACAGTTTGGTATTTTTGCTACCTTGTTTGGGGCCATTTTACTTAACTTGGTGCCAGGCATGGCGTTTAGCCTCCAAGATGCCGCTTCCATTGCCATCATTGGGGGCGCGGATGGGCCGACGGCTATCTTCCTCGCCAGTCGATTATCACCGGACTTGCTCGGCGCCATTGCCGTCGCAGCCTATAGCTATATGGCGTTGGTACCCATTATTCAGCCACCCATCATGAAGTTGTTTACCTCTGACAGCGAACGCAAGATTGAGATGAAGCAACTCCGTCATGTGTCGAAAACAGAGAAGGTCCTGTTTCCGCTGGCGGTGCTGATGATGACCATCTTGTTCTTGCCCTCGGCGACCCCGCTGGTTGGTATGTTCTGTCTTGGCAACTTGATGCGAGAGTGTGGCGTGGTGGACCGTTTATCGGGAACGGCGCAAAATGAGCTGATCAACATTGTCACCATTTTCCTTGGTCTGGCGGTAGGCTCCAAATTGGAAGCCGATAAGTTTCTTCAGTTTGAAACCTTAGGGATCTTGGTATTGGGCGCCGTCGCATTTAGCATCGGCACCGGAACTGGGGTATTAATGGCCAAAATCCTTAACCGCTTTAGCCGCGATCCTATCAACCCATTGATTGGGGCAGCCGGTGTATCAGCCGTTCCGATGGCGGCCCGAGTGGTTAACAAAGTAGGACTCGATGCCAACCCGCATAACTTCTTATTAATGCATGCGATGGGACCCAATGTGGCTGGCGTATTGGGCTCTGCGGTCGCGGCCGGGATTTTGCTGGCTTTGGTCGGCTAG